One genomic segment of Falco cherrug isolate bFalChe1 chromosome 13, bFalChe1.pri, whole genome shotgun sequence includes these proteins:
- the LOC102056131 gene encoding cullin-9-like isoform X4, which translates to MVNERHNGNLLVRLGPKLQAYPGELLRQRRGHDGQPEYLIQWSIVSLEERAVGGSSASSAETKPENILMWMSAEEVCASCPALLGKRKLEGQWVKEEKAASPFAAEVPLDEASLLEMKADVRSLVQRAGRQMAETGAPESSILNTIHVLSAYASIGSLAGAFKETGALDLLMKMLCHKEKQIRRSAGKMLRALASHDAGSWAYVLLSLSQQDGIEQHMDFDSRYTLLELFAETTSSEEQCMSFEGIHLPQIPGKLLFVLVKRYLCVTSLMDKLSSGMEPGWEQQDCAVPSLLPEERSRVKQEFEFSMAMANLILEVVHVMGWDPSHKPELLPQQELRPRTTRSIFQHSTTSCTIAQAAPTPPPKEPSIFKTRSAFPSRSSYVEYVQANLVHGMWVRMLEDYEQVSAGDEGEFRQSNDGTPPVQVYWQALGCTYWVHWHMVEIIGPLGQEDHEHQEKVSTLARSHKLAAVAQPFFCKPFAGLYSLPYLGEQPTKAAEALSRAEWWELLFFVKKLEEQEQKEIICLIHQEQAEQLLEMDEEALIQLSVPVELAQKVLRVLEKQCQGSAQRDLRGSRIYAKYFLGSGARQGGKGSPAVSSEGAGCRSTVPEATMAKAAKEDLSAAPVPPQAPVVAVKSDSQLFSELLEREGLFFPEVTEEQIKVLGSSEGVSERGSLAEIAAVVDVVQSSSSEVGLRLAGLKHIMKILEEEPEAEPESESESEQQFGKSLGRLGSRSIGEKLVKVAVELLSAEVSEKALVVVTLQLLPVLMAKYEWRVPFATEGGVRAVLACMQQHASSAVVQQAGLAALKVLVGAVAGEAGGASGNPLPLNHADAQMMREIFASIGSASGKGSASPLSAIPAAMSTMQRVPGGSSGVQNGLLVVNMLIDGHRGLAEQLVSCDLPAVLQSCWWDRQGSGCPHAMLALSVINRLAEHRLPVGPEVAGREAPLEVRDVQMLLGSLGDSVLSKDVVVALERQLCGEGPILSGEAAQLLQDRRCFRLLLRSFELLRAEKAVSLSILRILNKFLDGYQEDVLPWHECVEPCLSSLSAQSCDWEQVVQKVIGFLHRLATTSKDCVVVMCHVGAREALSKALEKHSTAPSLAPALLELVTDCEKYASLYKKLTTSILAGCIQLVLGQIEEHRRSHQAISIPFFDVFLRNLCKGSSVEVKEDKCWEKVQVSSNPHRASKLTDRNPKTYWESNGSTGSHFITVHMQCGVVIREMSMLVASEDSSYMPARVVVLGGDSPATIRTELNAVTILPSDSRVILLENMTRFWPIIQIRVKRCQQGGIDTRVRGIEVLGPKPTFWPVFKEQLCRRTFLSCTARAHAWCQEICQDRGRLLQLFGRLNRALQHEQSFADRFLPDDEAARALGRTCWEALVNPVVRSITSPDPQGASPLAWLLSKYLESVEPPHHATSCGAVFGSRVRRLTQLLVHVDPGGPEPEEARAAGGKEGKSKEAAARAAKAVVKSGDLESIWQCWRGVVQQQVQQFLEAAGQAPDLVERYCRLYQRLRSATAELFGQRAAFVLALGRGFAGALLQLSFLTALHVSEQFARYLDRQIQELRGAAGSTAPLQQLQQLLEPFVVFSGLELAHTFEHFYRHYLGDRLLAQGPSWLEGAVVEQIGLCFPSRFPQDMLSNLAESEELQQQFCLFQLQEQDRWLLELDTGLDKTLGTVSVVHEPEVKVLALSPHCWPVSPFCYMDEPGRFFSAALSSPLDEFANFCRRRQSQLGWECTKPRRLQWTWLGHAELQFGDCVLHVSTLQMYILLCFNGAEEVAVEALLQATGLPAELVHHALTPLTHGEGVLVRSCAVGGPSSGLG; encoded by the exons ATGGTGAACGAGAGGCACAATGGCAACCTGCTCGTGCGCCTGGGACCCAAACTACAGGCTTACCCAGGGGAGCTGCTCCGGCAGCGTCGGGGCCATGATGGCCAGCCTGAATACCTGATCCAGTGGAGTATTGTCAGCTTGGAAGAGAGagcagtgggaggcagcagTGCCTCCTCTGCAGAGACCAAGCCAGAGAACATCTTGATGTGGATGTCTGCAGAAGAGGTCTGTGCCAGCTGCCCGGCGCTGCTGGGCAAGAGGAAGCTGGAAGGGCAGTGGGTGAAAGAGGAGAAGGCAGCCAGCCCATTTGCTGCAGAAGTCCCACTGGATGAAGCCTCGCTGCTGGAGATGAAGGCTGATGTCAGGAGCCTGGTGCAGCGAGCTGGCCGGCAGATGGCTGAGACCGGGGCCCCTGAGTCCTCCATTCTCAACACCATCCACGTGCTGAGCGCGTACGCCAGCATTGGCTCACTAGCGGGTGCCTTCAAGGAGACGGGAGCCCTCGACTTGCTGATGAAGATGCTGTGCCACAAGGAGAAGCAAATCCGCCGCAGTGCTGGCAAGATGCTAAGGGCCCTGGCTTCGCATGATGCAG ggagctgggcctaTGTCCTGCTGTCTCTGAGCCAGCAGGATGGCATTGAGCAGCATATGGACTTCGACAGTCGCTACACCTTGCTGGAGCTGTTCGCTGAGACAACATCCTCTGAAGAGCAGTGCATGTCCTTTGAGGGGATTCACCTTCCGCAG ATCCCTGGGAAGCTGCTGTTCGTCCTGGTGAAGCGCTACCTGTGTGTCACTTCTCTCATGGACAAGCTCAGCAGTGGCATGGAGCCCGGATGGGAGCAGCAGGACTGCGCTGtgcccagcctgctccctgaGGAGAGGAGCCGTGTGAAGCAGGAGTTTGAATTCAGCATGGCTATGGCAAACCTTATCTTGGAGGTGGTGCacgtgatgggctgggacccCAGCCacaagccagagctgctgccccaaCAGGAGCTGCGGCCACGCACCACCCGCTCCAtcttccagcacagcaccacGTCCTGCACTATTGCTCAAGCAGCCCCCACTCCTCCACCAAAAGAGCCCAGCATCTTCAAGACGCGCTCAGCCTTCCCAAGTCGCAGCAGCTATGTAGAGTATGTGCAAGCAAACCTGGTGCATGGCATGTGGGTGCGCATGCTGGAGGACTATGAGCAGGTTAGCGCTGGTGACGAGGGGGAGTTCCGCCAGAGCAACGATGGCACACCGCCCGTGCAG GTGTACTGGCAAGCCCTGGGCTGTACTTACTGGGTTCACTGGCACATGGTGGAGATCATAGGCCCTTTGGGGCAAGAGGATCATGAGCACCAGGAGAAGGTGTCCACTCTGGCACGCAGCCACAAACTGGCAGCAG tTGCGCAGCCATTTTTCTGCAAGCCCTTTGCGGGGCTGTACTCCCTGCCTTACCTGGGGGAGCAGCCGACCAAGGCTGCAGAGGCCCTGAGCCGTGCCGAGTGGTGGGAGCTGCTCTTCTTTGTGAAGAAGCTggaagagcaggagcagaaagagaTCATTTGTCTCATCCATCAGGAGCAGGCGGAGCAG CTGTTGGAGATGGACGAAGAAGCCCTGATCCAGCTGTCAGTACCCGTGGAGCTGGCCCAGAAGGTGCTTCGGGTCTTGGAgaagcagtgccagggcagcgCTCAGCGTGACCTGCGTGGCTCCCGCATCTACGCCAAATACTTCCTTGGTAGCGGGGCCAGGCAGGGTGGCAAGGGGAGCCCTGCTGTGTCCTCAGAGGGTGCCGGCTGCAGGAGCACCGTCCCTGAAGCCACGATGGCCAAGGCAGCAAAGGAAGACCTctctgcagccccagtgccGCCCCAAGCCCCGGTTGTGGCAGTGAAGTCGGATTCGCAGCTGTTCAGTGAGCTCCTTGAGAGGGAAGGGCTGTTCTTCCCAGAGGTGACAGAGGAGCAGATCAAAG TGTTAGGCAGCTCCGAGGGGGTGAGCGAGAGGGGCTCGCTGGCCGAGATTGCAGCTGTGGTGGACgtggtgcagagcagcagctcagaggtGGGGCTGCGCTTAGCTGGGCTCAAGCACATCATGAAGATCCTGGAGGAGGAGCCTGAGGCTGAGCCCGAGTCCGAGTCCGAGTCCGAGCAGCAATTCGGCAAatccctgggcaggctggggagcaggagtATTGG GGAAAAGCTGGTGAAGGTGGCAGTGGAGCTGCTGAGCGCTGAGGTGTCAGAGAAGGCCCTGGTGGTGGTGACGCTGCAGTTGCTGCCTGTGCTCATGGCGAAGTACGAGTGGCGCGTGCCGTTTGCCACGGAGGGTGGTGTgcgggctgtgctggcctgcATGCAGCAGCACGCCTCCTCCGCCGTGGTGCAGCAGGCTGGCCTGGCG GCCCTGAaggtgctggtgggagctgtGGCTGGCGAGGCAGGCGGTGCCAGTGGAAATCCCTTGCCCCTGAACCATGCCGATGCACAGATGATGCGGGAGATCTTTGCCAGCATTGGCTCTGCCTCCGGCAAGGGCTCAGCAAGCCCGCTGAGTGCCATCCCTGCAGCCATGAGCACCATGCAGAGGGTTCCAGG GGGCTCCTCGGGCGTGCAGAACGGCTTGCTGGTGGTGAACATGCTGATCGACGGCCACCGGGGCCTGGCGGAACAGCTGGTGAGCTGCGATCTCCCcgcagtgctgcagagctgctggtgggacaggcagggcagtggcTGCCCTCATGCGATGCTGGCCCTCAGCGTGATCAACCGCCTTGCGGAGCACCGGCTACCCGTGGGCCCGGAGGTGGCAG GCAGAGAGGCCCCGCTGGAGGTGAGGGACGTGCAGATGCTTCTGGGCAGCCTAGGGGACAGTGTCTTGTCCAAGGACGTGGTGGTGGCCCTGGAGCGGCAGCTCTGTGGTGAAGGCCCCATCCTCTCTGGCGAGGcggctcagctgctgcaggaccGCAGGTgcttcaggctgctgctgcgcAGCTTTGAGCTGCTGCGGGCAGAGAAGGCTGTGAGCCTGAGCATCCTCAG GATCCTGAACAAGTTCCTGGATGGTTACCAGGAAGATGTGCTGCCGTGGCACGAGTGTGTGGAGCCCTGTTTGTCCTCCTTGAGTGCCCAGAGCTGTGACTGGGAG caggTGGTGCAGAAGGTCATTGGCTTCCTGCACCGCCTGGCCACCACCAGCAAGGACTGCGTGGTGGTGATGTGCCACGTGGGCGCCCGCGAGGCTCTGTCCAAAGCCCTGGAGAAGCACAGCACGGCTCCGTCGCTGGCGCCAGCCCTGCTCGAGCTGGTGACGGACTGTGAGAAGTACGCCAGCCTCTACAAGAAGCTGACGACCAGCATCTTGGCTGGCTGCATCCAG CTGGTCCTGGGGCAGATTGAGGAGCACCGCCGGAGCCACCAGGCCATCAGCATCCCCTTCTTTGACGTCTTTCTGCGCAACCTGTGCAAAG GCTCCAGCGTGGAGGTGAAGGAGGACAAGTGCTGGGAGAAGGTgcaggtctcttccaacccccACCGGGCCAGCAAGCTGACGGACAGGAACCCCAAGACCTACTGGGAGTCGAATGGCAGCACCGGCTCCCACTTCATCACTGTCCATATGCAGTGCGGTGTGGTGATCAG ggagatgAGCATGCTGGTGGCCAGCGAGGACTCCAGCTACATGCCGGCCCGCGTTGTGGTGCTGGGGGGAGACAGCCCTGCCACCATCAGAACCGAGCTGAATGCA GTGACCATCCTGCCCTCGGACAGCAGAGTGATCCTGCTGGAGAACATGACCCGCTTCTGGCCCATCATCCAGATCCGGGTGAAGCGGTGCCAGCAG GGTGGCATTGACACACGTGTGCGTGGCATCGAGGTGCTGGGTCCCAAGCCCACTTTCTGGCCCGTCTTCAAGGAGCAGCTGTGCCGGCGGACGTTCCTCTCCTGCACCGCTCGGGCTCATGCCTGGTGCCAGGAGATCTGCCAGGACCGGGGACgactgctgcagctctttggCAG GCTGAACCGGGCGCTGCAGCATGAGCAGAGCTTTGCTGACCGTTTCCTTCCCGATGACGAGGCGGCCCGGGCCTTGGGCAGGACGTGCTGGGAGGCCCTGGTGAACCCCGTGGTGCGGAGCATCACCAGCCCAG ACCCCCAGGGAGCCAGCCCCCTGGCCTGGCTGCTGAGCAAGTACCTGGAGAGCGTGGAGCCACCCCACCATGCCACAAGCTGCGGTGCCGTCTTTGGTTCCCGTGTGCGGCGCCTGACACAGCTCCTGGTGCACGTGGACCCTGGCGGCCCAGAGCCGGAGGAGGCAAGAGCAGCTG GcgggaaggaggggaagagcaAGGAGGCGGCGGCCAGGGCTGCGAAGGCGGTGGTGAAGTCGGGCGACCTGGAGAGCATCTGGCAGTGCTGGCGTGGTGtggtgcagcagcag GTGCAGCAGTtcctggaggcagcagggcaggcgcCAGACCTGGTGGAGCGATACTGCAGGCTGTACCAGCGCCTGCGCAGTGCCACGGCGGAGCTCTTTGGGCAGCGGGCTGCCTTTGTGTTGGCCCTGGGCCGGGGCTTCGCAggggctttgctgcagctctCCTTCCTTACCGCCCTGCAC GTGAGTGAGCAGTTTGCCCGCTACCTTGACCGGCAGATCCAGGAGCTCCGTGGGGCTGCGGGCAGCACAGCGccgctgcagcagctgcagcagctgctggagccctTCGTCGTCTTCAGTGGCCTGGAGCTCGCCCACACCTTTGAGCACTTCTACCG GCACTACCTGGGGGACCGGCTCCTGGCACAAGGGCCGTCTTGGCTGGAAGGAGCCGTCGTGGAGCAGATCGGACTGTGCTTCCCCAGCCGCTTCCCCCAGGATATGCTGAGCAACTTGGCTGAGTCGGAGgagctccagcagcagttttgcctcttccagctgcaggagcaggacaggtggctgctggagctggacacAGGGCTAGATAAG ACACTGGGGACAGTCTCTGTGGTACATGAGCCGGAGGTGAAGGTGCTGGCCCTGTCCCCGCACTGCTGGCCCGTTTCCCCATTCTGCTACATGGACGAGCCTGGGAGGTTTTTCTCGGCGGCGCTGAGCTCGCCCCTGGATGAGTTTGCCAACTTCTGCAGGCGGC
- the LOC102056131 gene encoding cullin-9-like isoform X5, with protein sequence MVNERHNGNLLVRLGPKLQAYPGELLRQRRGHDGQPEYLIQWSIVSLEERAVGGSSASSAETKPENILMWMSAEEVCASCPALLGKRKLEGQWVKEEKAASPFAAEVPLDEASLLEMKADVRSLVQRAGRQMAETGAPESSILNTIHVLSAYASIGSLAGAFKETGALDLLMKMLCHKEKQIRRSAGKMLRALASHDAGSWAYVLLSLSQQDGIEQHMDFDSRYTLLELFAETTSSEEQCMSFEGIHLPQIPGKLLFVLVKRYLCVTSLMDKLSSGMEPGWEQQDCAVPSLLPEERSRVKQEFEFSMAMANLILEVVHVMGWDPSHKPELLPQQELRPRTTRSIFQHSTTSCTIAQAAPTPPPKEPSIFKTRSAFPSRSSYVEYVQANLVHGMWVRMLEDYEQVSAGDEGEFRQSNDGTPPVQVYWQALGCTYWVHWHMVEIIGPLGQEDHEHQEKVSTLARSHKLAAVAQPFFCKPFAGLYSLPYLGEQPTKAAEALSRAEWWELLFFVKKLEEQEQKEIICLIHQEQAEQLLEMDEEALIQLSVPVELAQKVLRVLEKQCQGSAQRDLRGSRIYAKYFLGSGARQGGKGSPAVSSEGAGCRSTVPEATMAKAAKEDLSAAPVPPQAPVVAVKSDSQLFSELLEREGLFFPEVTEEQIKVLGSSEGVSERGSLAEIAAVVDVVQSSSSEVGLRLAGLKHIMKILEEEPEAEPESESESEQQFGKSLGRLGSRSIGEKLVKVAVELLSAEVSEKALVVVTLQLLPVLMAKYEWRVPFATEGGVRAVLACMQQHASSAVVQQAGLAALKVLVGAVAGEAGGASGNPLPLNHADAQMMREIFASIGSASGKGSASPLSAIPAAMSTMQRVPGGSSGVQNGLLVVNMLIDGHRGLAEQLVSCDLPAVLQSCWWDRQGSGCPHAMLALSVINRLAEHRLPVGPEVAGREAPLEVRDVQMLLGSLGDSVLSKDVVVALERQLCGEGPILSGEAAQLLQDRRCFRLLLRSFELLRAEKAVSLSILRILNKFLDGYQEDVLPWHECVEPCLSSLSAQSCDWEQVVQKVIGFLHRLATTSKDCVVVMCHVGAREALSKALEKHSTAPSLAPALLELVTDCEKYASLYKKLTTSILAGCIQLVLGQIEEHRRSHQAISIPFFDVFLRNLCKGSSVEVKEDKCWEKVQVSSNPHRASKLTDRNPKTYWESNGSTGSHFITVHMQCGVVIREMSMLVASEDSSYMPARVVVLGGDSPATIRTELNAVTILPSDSRVILLENMTRFWPIIQIRVKRCQQGGIDTRVRGIEVLGPKPTFWPVFKEQLCRRTFLSCTARAHAWCQEICQDRGRLLQLFGRLNRALQHEQSFADRFLPDDEAARALGRTCWEALVNPVVRSITSPDPQGASPLAWLLSKYLESVEPPHHATSCGAVFGSRVRRLTQLLVHVDPGGPEPEEARAAGGKEGKSKEAAARAAKAVVKSGDLESIWQCWRGVVQQQVQQFLEAAGQAPDLVERYCRLYQRLRSATAELFGQRAAFVLALGRGFAGALLQLSFLTALHVSEQFARYLDRQIQELRGAAGSTAPLQQLQQLLEPFVVFSGLELAHTFEHFYRHYLGDRLLAQGPSWLEGAVVEQIGLCFPSRFPQDMLSNLAESEELQQQFCLFQLQEQDRWLLELDTGLDKTLGTVSVVHEPEVKVLALSPHCWPVSPFCYMDEPGRFFSAALSSPLDEFANFCRRRQSQLGWECTKPRRLQWTWLGHAELQFGDCVLHVSTLQMYILLCFNGAEEVAVEALLQATGLPAELVHHALTPLTHGEGVLVRSCAVGGD encoded by the exons ATGGTGAACGAGAGGCACAATGGCAACCTGCTCGTGCGCCTGGGACCCAAACTACAGGCTTACCCAGGGGAGCTGCTCCGGCAGCGTCGGGGCCATGATGGCCAGCCTGAATACCTGATCCAGTGGAGTATTGTCAGCTTGGAAGAGAGagcagtgggaggcagcagTGCCTCCTCTGCAGAGACCAAGCCAGAGAACATCTTGATGTGGATGTCTGCAGAAGAGGTCTGTGCCAGCTGCCCGGCGCTGCTGGGCAAGAGGAAGCTGGAAGGGCAGTGGGTGAAAGAGGAGAAGGCAGCCAGCCCATTTGCTGCAGAAGTCCCACTGGATGAAGCCTCGCTGCTGGAGATGAAGGCTGATGTCAGGAGCCTGGTGCAGCGAGCTGGCCGGCAGATGGCTGAGACCGGGGCCCCTGAGTCCTCCATTCTCAACACCATCCACGTGCTGAGCGCGTACGCCAGCATTGGCTCACTAGCGGGTGCCTTCAAGGAGACGGGAGCCCTCGACTTGCTGATGAAGATGCTGTGCCACAAGGAGAAGCAAATCCGCCGCAGTGCTGGCAAGATGCTAAGGGCCCTGGCTTCGCATGATGCAG ggagctgggcctaTGTCCTGCTGTCTCTGAGCCAGCAGGATGGCATTGAGCAGCATATGGACTTCGACAGTCGCTACACCTTGCTGGAGCTGTTCGCTGAGACAACATCCTCTGAAGAGCAGTGCATGTCCTTTGAGGGGATTCACCTTCCGCAG ATCCCTGGGAAGCTGCTGTTCGTCCTGGTGAAGCGCTACCTGTGTGTCACTTCTCTCATGGACAAGCTCAGCAGTGGCATGGAGCCCGGATGGGAGCAGCAGGACTGCGCTGtgcccagcctgctccctgaGGAGAGGAGCCGTGTGAAGCAGGAGTTTGAATTCAGCATGGCTATGGCAAACCTTATCTTGGAGGTGGTGCacgtgatgggctgggacccCAGCCacaagccagagctgctgccccaaCAGGAGCTGCGGCCACGCACCACCCGCTCCAtcttccagcacagcaccacGTCCTGCACTATTGCTCAAGCAGCCCCCACTCCTCCACCAAAAGAGCCCAGCATCTTCAAGACGCGCTCAGCCTTCCCAAGTCGCAGCAGCTATGTAGAGTATGTGCAAGCAAACCTGGTGCATGGCATGTGGGTGCGCATGCTGGAGGACTATGAGCAGGTTAGCGCTGGTGACGAGGGGGAGTTCCGCCAGAGCAACGATGGCACACCGCCCGTGCAG GTGTACTGGCAAGCCCTGGGCTGTACTTACTGGGTTCACTGGCACATGGTGGAGATCATAGGCCCTTTGGGGCAAGAGGATCATGAGCACCAGGAGAAGGTGTCCACTCTGGCACGCAGCCACAAACTGGCAGCAG tTGCGCAGCCATTTTTCTGCAAGCCCTTTGCGGGGCTGTACTCCCTGCCTTACCTGGGGGAGCAGCCGACCAAGGCTGCAGAGGCCCTGAGCCGTGCCGAGTGGTGGGAGCTGCTCTTCTTTGTGAAGAAGCTggaagagcaggagcagaaagagaTCATTTGTCTCATCCATCAGGAGCAGGCGGAGCAG CTGTTGGAGATGGACGAAGAAGCCCTGATCCAGCTGTCAGTACCCGTGGAGCTGGCCCAGAAGGTGCTTCGGGTCTTGGAgaagcagtgccagggcagcgCTCAGCGTGACCTGCGTGGCTCCCGCATCTACGCCAAATACTTCCTTGGTAGCGGGGCCAGGCAGGGTGGCAAGGGGAGCCCTGCTGTGTCCTCAGAGGGTGCCGGCTGCAGGAGCACCGTCCCTGAAGCCACGATGGCCAAGGCAGCAAAGGAAGACCTctctgcagccccagtgccGCCCCAAGCCCCGGTTGTGGCAGTGAAGTCGGATTCGCAGCTGTTCAGTGAGCTCCTTGAGAGGGAAGGGCTGTTCTTCCCAGAGGTGACAGAGGAGCAGATCAAAG TGTTAGGCAGCTCCGAGGGGGTGAGCGAGAGGGGCTCGCTGGCCGAGATTGCAGCTGTGGTGGACgtggtgcagagcagcagctcagaggtGGGGCTGCGCTTAGCTGGGCTCAAGCACATCATGAAGATCCTGGAGGAGGAGCCTGAGGCTGAGCCCGAGTCCGAGTCCGAGTCCGAGCAGCAATTCGGCAAatccctgggcaggctggggagcaggagtATTGG GGAAAAGCTGGTGAAGGTGGCAGTGGAGCTGCTGAGCGCTGAGGTGTCAGAGAAGGCCCTGGTGGTGGTGACGCTGCAGTTGCTGCCTGTGCTCATGGCGAAGTACGAGTGGCGCGTGCCGTTTGCCACGGAGGGTGGTGTgcgggctgtgctggcctgcATGCAGCAGCACGCCTCCTCCGCCGTGGTGCAGCAGGCTGGCCTGGCG GCCCTGAaggtgctggtgggagctgtGGCTGGCGAGGCAGGCGGTGCCAGTGGAAATCCCTTGCCCCTGAACCATGCCGATGCACAGATGATGCGGGAGATCTTTGCCAGCATTGGCTCTGCCTCCGGCAAGGGCTCAGCAAGCCCGCTGAGTGCCATCCCTGCAGCCATGAGCACCATGCAGAGGGTTCCAGG GGGCTCCTCGGGCGTGCAGAACGGCTTGCTGGTGGTGAACATGCTGATCGACGGCCACCGGGGCCTGGCGGAACAGCTGGTGAGCTGCGATCTCCCcgcagtgctgcagagctgctggtgggacaggcagggcagtggcTGCCCTCATGCGATGCTGGCCCTCAGCGTGATCAACCGCCTTGCGGAGCACCGGCTACCCGTGGGCCCGGAGGTGGCAG GCAGAGAGGCCCCGCTGGAGGTGAGGGACGTGCAGATGCTTCTGGGCAGCCTAGGGGACAGTGTCTTGTCCAAGGACGTGGTGGTGGCCCTGGAGCGGCAGCTCTGTGGTGAAGGCCCCATCCTCTCTGGCGAGGcggctcagctgctgcaggaccGCAGGTgcttcaggctgctgctgcgcAGCTTTGAGCTGCTGCGGGCAGAGAAGGCTGTGAGCCTGAGCATCCTCAG GATCCTGAACAAGTTCCTGGATGGTTACCAGGAAGATGTGCTGCCGTGGCACGAGTGTGTGGAGCCCTGTTTGTCCTCCTTGAGTGCCCAGAGCTGTGACTGGGAG caggTGGTGCAGAAGGTCATTGGCTTCCTGCACCGCCTGGCCACCACCAGCAAGGACTGCGTGGTGGTGATGTGCCACGTGGGCGCCCGCGAGGCTCTGTCCAAAGCCCTGGAGAAGCACAGCACGGCTCCGTCGCTGGCGCCAGCCCTGCTCGAGCTGGTGACGGACTGTGAGAAGTACGCCAGCCTCTACAAGAAGCTGACGACCAGCATCTTGGCTGGCTGCATCCAG CTGGTCCTGGGGCAGATTGAGGAGCACCGCCGGAGCCACCAGGCCATCAGCATCCCCTTCTTTGACGTCTTTCTGCGCAACCTGTGCAAAG GCTCCAGCGTGGAGGTGAAGGAGGACAAGTGCTGGGAGAAGGTgcaggtctcttccaacccccACCGGGCCAGCAAGCTGACGGACAGGAACCCCAAGACCTACTGGGAGTCGAATGGCAGCACCGGCTCCCACTTCATCACTGTCCATATGCAGTGCGGTGTGGTGATCAG ggagatgAGCATGCTGGTGGCCAGCGAGGACTCCAGCTACATGCCGGCCCGCGTTGTGGTGCTGGGGGGAGACAGCCCTGCCACCATCAGAACCGAGCTGAATGCA GTGACCATCCTGCCCTCGGACAGCAGAGTGATCCTGCTGGAGAACATGACCCGCTTCTGGCCCATCATCCAGATCCGGGTGAAGCGGTGCCAGCAG GGTGGCATTGACACACGTGTGCGTGGCATCGAGGTGCTGGGTCCCAAGCCCACTTTCTGGCCCGTCTTCAAGGAGCAGCTGTGCCGGCGGACGTTCCTCTCCTGCACCGCTCGGGCTCATGCCTGGTGCCAGGAGATCTGCCAGGACCGGGGACgactgctgcagctctttggCAG GCTGAACCGGGCGCTGCAGCATGAGCAGAGCTTTGCTGACCGTTTCCTTCCCGATGACGAGGCGGCCCGGGCCTTGGGCAGGACGTGCTGGGAGGCCCTGGTGAACCCCGTGGTGCGGAGCATCACCAGCCCAG ACCCCCAGGGAGCCAGCCCCCTGGCCTGGCTGCTGAGCAAGTACCTGGAGAGCGTGGAGCCACCCCACCATGCCACAAGCTGCGGTGCCGTCTTTGGTTCCCGTGTGCGGCGCCTGACACAGCTCCTGGTGCACGTGGACCCTGGCGGCCCAGAGCCGGAGGAGGCAAGAGCAGCTG GcgggaaggaggggaagagcaAGGAGGCGGCGGCCAGGGCTGCGAAGGCGGTGGTGAAGTCGGGCGACCTGGAGAGCATCTGGCAGTGCTGGCGTGGTGtggtgcagcagcag GTGCAGCAGTtcctggaggcagcagggcaggcgcCAGACCTGGTGGAGCGATACTGCAGGCTGTACCAGCGCCTGCGCAGTGCCACGGCGGAGCTCTTTGGGCAGCGGGCTGCCTTTGTGTTGGCCCTGGGCCGGGGCTTCGCAggggctttgctgcagctctCCTTCCTTACCGCCCTGCAC GTGAGTGAGCAGTTTGCCCGCTACCTTGACCGGCAGATCCAGGAGCTCCGTGGGGCTGCGGGCAGCACAGCGccgctgcagcagctgcagcagctgctggagccctTCGTCGTCTTCAGTGGCCTGGAGCTCGCCCACACCTTTGAGCACTTCTACCG GCACTACCTGGGGGACCGGCTCCTGGCACAAGGGCCGTCTTGGCTGGAAGGAGCCGTCGTGGAGCAGATCGGACTGTGCTTCCCCAGCCGCTTCCCCCAGGATATGCTGAGCAACTTGGCTGAGTCGGAGgagctccagcagcagttttgcctcttccagctgcaggagcaggacaggtggctgctggagctggacacAGGGCTAGATAAG ACACTGGGGACAGTCTCTGTGGTACATGAGCCGGAGGTGAAGGTGCTGGCCCTGTCCCCGCACTGCTGGCCCGTTTCCCCATTCTGCTACATGGACGAGCCTGGGAGGTTTTTCTCGGCGGCGCTGAGCTCGCCCCTGGATGAGTTTGCCAACTTCTGCAGGCGGC